The following are from one region of the Nicotiana tomentosiformis chromosome 7, ASM39032v3, whole genome shotgun sequence genome:
- the LOC104121375 gene encoding uncharacterized protein, translating to MKHLVFLEVCCVSPSPNLDFFFNSNISHSDMNLLHFHPIPQCSLNVSSPTISRFQVGSYSSFPPSSQSLSLRRNISSFTISAGSRATGPRQIPARDRVIDFGKYKGKMLGTLPSKYLKWVSKNLRARDFEEWAKLADEVLSDSVYKDRIEWEFAQNLLNGDVSASTQSAVSELLEISTRFGWDNEDKLGWSKIDYELLGTSKGGRIPRLSYSPNNNTNLKGIAEVDSSQEEETGKGEKDSRERRRERIRLQRRKNDSGSPSTMTERTRNLQNPENHTDYNTINKDHSVSNTGSRFPGREALLKAALSLGSRKQF from the coding sequence ATGAAACACTTAGTCTTCCTAGAGGTCTGCTGCGTATCTCCAAGTCCAAATCTGGACTTTTTTTTCAACTCCAACATCTCCCACTCAGACATGAATCTTCTtcattttcatccaattccacaGTGCTCACTCAATGTCTCCTCCCCTACAATTTCACGTTTTCAGGTAGGTTCTTATTCTTCTTTTCCCCCTTCTTCACAGTCTTTGAGCTTGAGGAGGAACATTAGTTCTTTCACAATTTCAGCAGGTTCAAGAGCAACTGGTCCTAGACAAATTCCAGCGCGAGACAGAGTCATAGATTTTGGAAAATACAAAGGTAAAATGCTGGGTACACTCCCATCTAAATACCTCAAATGGGTTTCCAAAAATCTTCGAGCTCGTGATTTTGAAGAGTGGGCCAAGCTCGCAGATGAAGTCCTTTCTGACTCTGTGTATAAGGACCGAATTGAGTGGGAGTTTGCTCAGAATCTCCTGAACGGCGACGTTTCAGCAAGCACACAAAGCGCGGTTTCTGAGTTGCTGGAAATCAGCACAAGATTTGGTTGGGACAATGAAGACAAGTTGGGTTGGAGCAAAATTGATTATGAACTACTTGGTACATCCAAAGGCGGTCGAATACCAAGACTTTCTTATTCTCCAAATAACAACACCAATTTAAAAGGGATTGCTGAAGTTGATAGTAGTCAGGAGGAGGAAACTGGAAAAGGTGAAAAAGACAGTAGGGAGAGAAGACGGGAACGGATAAGGTTACAGAGGAGAAAGAATGATTCTGGCTCACCTTCAACTATGACAGAAAGAACAAGAAATTTACAGAATCCTGAGAATCATACTGATTATAATACAATCAACAAAGACCATTCTGTATCAAATACTGGAAGTCGTTTTCCTGGTCGCGAGGCATTGTTGAAGGCGGCCTTGTCTCTTGGTAGCAGGAAACAGTTTTAG